TACATAGAGAAGAAATTTACCTTGCAGAAATGAAATACAGCATCAATTGTTTGAGATCCCATTCAAACACCATTATACCAGCACTAACTATTTTTCCCAAATGAAGAGTGCCAAACATTGAATAGCAAAATCGAAATAATGGACAATAAGATATACATGTAGGCGCGCTATGATCGGCTGATGGCAAGTAGTAAGAGAATTTGATGCGCAAGAGCCTATACAAATGTCAGGAACAAAACCTATAGGAAGATATGTACTCCAAGCAAACAGCATGAGTAATAATTTTCTAATCCTAGGAGCTGGTCATCACCTTCACTGTTCAAAAACATTTGATGCAACTTGCTACAATTCCTAGTTCTTTACAATTGCAAAACGACGAAAATGGTGTGATGAGAAGAAAGGGACAACCGCCTTACTTGTAATCGTGACAATCCAGCCTTATCCCCTTTCTCCAGGGGACGCTGGATTAAGCTCTGCCAGTAGCTCTTGACTGAGAAAGGCTCAAACTTCAAAAAAGCCATAAGCGGGAACAAATCCAAGGAGCTGTTCTGAATTGGCGTCCCTGTGACTACCCACCGCCTCTGTGCATTCAAAGCAGTCACCGCCTTGGTCTGCAGAGCTGCAGAGTTCTTGATAATATGGGCCTCATCCAGAATCACCCGGAACCACTCGATATCGTTCACAGGTGAGCCCTCCTGGCCAAATTCTGTGCCCAAGACGCTGTAAGTGGTAATCACAATGTCATACTTCAACAGCACCTTCTTATCTTTTGTTCTCTGCCCATGGTACATATACACCTTCAAGCTGCCTGCATTCGTATGCTCCTCCAGTTGTGTCACCCAAGACGAGAACACCGAGGGCGGGCACACCACAAGTGTCGTCCTCGATCCCTCCTCCGCATCAtcgatcttcctccttttggtcCCTTTGGCCTTCCCCCCTCCGACATTGCGAGCTTTACTTCGCGCAATCAATGACAACAGCGTGAGCGTCTTGCCAAGCCCCATATCATCGGCGAAAATCCCGCCTCTCAGTGGTGGCGGCCTCTGCTTGGCATTCTGGCTGGTAAGCACATTCTCGTAGCCCCCATTTTTATCTTCCTTCCAGAATGGCGGCAGGTCACCGGACTCCTCCCTGTGCACCAGCCATCCCAAGGCTACCTTCTGGTGCTCGAACAGGTCTGACACCACGACATCCTCTGGAGGCTCCATAGGCTCAATCCGGCTCTCCCCTTGCTTCCCCACACGCGCGAACAGCTTATCGACATCCCGGTCGGATTTCTTGGTCTGCTCTTGCACGATGGCGGACTGGGACAGGGCGAACTCGATGTGGTTCGGGTCGATGAGGACGAGGCCGCTCTCGTCGACGGCCTcgcggacgatggcggcggcggcggggcgggcgaaGAGGTGGATCTGGCAGGGGAGGTTGTAGAAATTGTTGCCGGCCTTGGAGGACCGGCTCCCGGGCACGAGGACGTGGGTGTTGGCGACGAGGAGGGAGTCGAGGAGCGGGGCGAGGACCTTGGCGGTGCGGCCCTCGATGTGGCCGACCTGGCGGCCGCGGCTGTTGTGGACGGCGATGGCGTTGCTGTCGTAGCGGTTGAGGGGCTCGCGGATGAGGGAGGGCCTCTCGCCGCCGCTGAGGGTGCCGCTGTAGTGCTTGAGGCCAACGATCTTGGAGACGACGAATCCCACGAGGTAGGGCTCgttgtcgtcgtcgccgccgccggccccgcgggaggaggaggaggaggcggccatggTGGCGGCTGCGGAGGGAGGAAGGAAGGGAGGGGTTTGAAACCGAAAAGGCGGTGGAAGCGGAGAGGTGGGGAGAGGTTTGGGGTTAGGGTGAAGAGTGGGGAAATTTTACCGACCGCAGAGGATGGATGGGTcgatgggactccacgggatatacCTCGGTGCTCCCGGTGGGCGCACCCTGTATCACTGTATGCAAATTTAGTactgtaattctaaaaaatgaatttttttaatcaaacatgatcaagatcaagtACTGTACTTGTATAGAAAAATTGGCCAAAAAATGATTTACATTGACTTCAtggcaaaaaaagaaaaacaaatctaTGACTACAATATAGCATGAATAGCATTTGTATATAGCGTTATTTGTCAATTTTTTGCCGAATCTTTTTATATGAATGCAATACTTGATCATGTTGATGCCAAAGAAGTTTCAGAatgttttgaacttttttttaGTTACTAAATTACTTTTGCATATAGGGTGCGCGCGCAGGAGCACCAGGTTCTCTTCCGGGAATCCAGCGCCTCTTAATTCGTTTCTCGGGGATTACAGCCGGTCTTACCAAATCGGCCCCCCTAAACGTCTGCGGATGCGTGTCCGTGGACAGTGACCGGTCACCCTTCAAATGTCCTCTTCCACGGCCTTCGACTGGGTACCTTATTAGCAAATCTTCAAATTCATACAATTGCATACAACGTAAATTTTAGTCTAATCTTCGCCGACGCCCGTCCTTATTATTTCCTTCCGTGCCCATGTCTGATAGTCGTGACACCCGCGAAGTGAAGGTTCGCTCGGCGGCGaggaagagtaggacatgggacCCGGACTGGCCCACACGAGACATGAGATGTCGTCGTCTCCCATGCcccctcttcctcgtcggagccccCGGCCTGGATGTCACCGATCGACTGGAGCCTGGAGGTCCACGATAGAAGTAGACGAGGCGACCTCATGGTCGGATATTGGCTCCACCACCATGCGGATGCGGCGCCAGTGGGTGCTAGTCACCTATTACAGCACCACGCCGCGTGCAACCCTGTCTCCGCGACCTCGGCCCAAGGGCTGCAACTGCCTCATGCACCCTCTTCCTCAGGCGGCGGGCACTCCGCTCCATAAAACCGGACGAACTATGATGCATGCCGGTGTTTACCTCCGATTCAAAGCCCGGTGCCGCGAGGAAGATgcgtgatacgtctctaatgtatctataatttttcattatttcatgctattatattatggtTTTTAATACATTTTATAGTATTTCATATTGTCTTTCtcgactaacctattaatctagtgcctagtgtcagttcttGTTCTCTAcatgtttttggttttatagaaaaTCCATATCTACGGAGACCAGAATAACTTGCCAATTTAATATGAATTTTTCAGACAACGAAGGATCCATGAAGCATCGGGGGAGCACGAGAGGAGCCAGGGAGCCACGCGCCCAGGTGGGGCGGCTAGGGCCTTGGTCGCGCCCCTAGGTAGTGTGGGCCCTACTTCCACCGCCTTTCGTCCATTCCACTGCCATAAATTCTTGTAAATAGAGAAACCCTCTGAGATATTTTTATCCGGTTTTTTTCTGCAGCTGCAAGTTTCTGATTCGAGGAGATCCAATTTGGAGGCCTGTTCTGGAGCTTTTTCGGAGGGGGGGTCCATTACTGTATGCTTCTTCATCAACCGTACTACCTCCACGACCATGTGTGTGTAGTTCGCTTAGGACCTTAGGATCCATATTAGTAgttagatggctctctctctctctctaaaggaaatatgccctagagtcaataataaagttgttatttatatttccttatataatgataaatgattattattcatgctagaattgtattaaccggaaactcagtacatgtgtgaatacatagacaaacggagtgtccctagtatgcctctacttgactacctcgttaatcaaagatagttatgtttcctgaccatagacctatgttgtcatttgataaacgggatcacatcactagagaatgatgtgatggacaagactcatccgttagcttagcattatgatcgtttagttttattgctattgctttcttcatgacttatacatattcctctgactatgagattatgcaactcccgaataccggaggaacaccttgtgtactatcaaacgtcacaacgtaactgggtgattataaagatgctctttaggtgtctccgaaggtgtttgttgagttggcatagatcaagattaggatttgtcactctgtgtatcgaagaggtatctctgggccctctcggtaatgcacatcactataagccttgcaagcaatgtgactaatgagttagttgcgggatgatgcattacgggacgagtaaagagacttgccggtaatgagattgaactaggtatgatgtgttgggattcgtagtaatttcaaaaattttcctacgcgcacacaggatcatgtgatgcatagcaacgagaggagagtgttgtctacgtacccaacgcagaccgactgcggaagcgatgacacgacgtagaggaagtagtcgtacgtcttcatgatccaaccgatcaagtaccgaaactacggcacctccgagttagagcacacgttcagctcgatgacgatccccggactccgatccagcaaagtgtcggggaagagtttcgtcagcacgacggcgtggtgacgatcttgatgaactacagcagcagggcttcgcctaaactccgctacagtattatcgaggaatatggtggcagggggcaccgcacacggctaaggaatcgatcacgtggatcaacttgtgtcaacttgtgtgtttagaggtgcccctgcctccgtatataaaggaggagaggaggggaggctggccggccaagggggggaggcgcaggagagtcctactccctctgggagtaggattccccctccaatcctagtccaac
The window above is part of the Triticum aestivum cultivar Chinese Spring chromosome 2A, IWGSC CS RefSeq v2.1, whole genome shotgun sequence genome. Proteins encoded here:
- the LOC123187767 gene encoding putative SWI/SNF-related matrix-associated actin-dependent regulator of chromatin subfamily A member 3-like 1, which encodes MAASSSSSRGAGGGDDDNEPYLVGFVVSKIVGLKHYSGTLSGGERPSLIREPLNRYDSNAIAVHNSRGRQVGHIEGRTAKVLAPLLDSLLVANTHVLVPGSRSSKAGNNFYNLPCQIHLFARPAAAAIVREAVDESGLVLIDPNHIEFALSQSAIVQEQTKKSDRDVDKLFARVGKQGESRIEPMEPPEDVVVSDLFEHQKVALGWLVHREESGDLPPFWKEDKNGGYENVLTSQNAKQRPPPLRGGIFADDMGLGKTLTLLSLIARSKARNVGGGKAKGTKRRKIDDAEEGSRTTLVVCPPSVFSSWVTQLEEHTNAGSLKVYMYHGQRTKDKKVLLKYDIVITTYSVLGTEFGQEGSPVNDIEWFRVILDEAHIIKNSAALQTKAVTALNAQRRWVVTGTPIQNSSLDLFPLMAFLKFEPFSVKSYWQSLIQRPLEKGDKAGLSRLQNLLGAISLRRTKETECGSKSVIGIPPKTVVVCSIELSAEERECYDQMESEGRNKMMEFGDRDSILRNYSTVLFLILRLRQLCNDVALCPFDIKSWLPANTLEDVSKNPELLKKLASLVADGEDFDCPICLSPPSTTVITSCTHIYCQTCILKILKSASSRCPICRRSLSKDDLFIAPAVQHPDDDESGSLESDKPLSSKVQALLELLKRSQKEDPSSKSVVFSQFQKMLILLEGPLKRAGFKILRLDGTMSVKKRSDVIKEFAAVGPDAPTVLLAGLKAAGAGVNLTAASTVYLFDPWWNPGTEEQAMDRVHRIGQKKAVKVVRLIVKNSIEERVLELQERKKRLISGAFRKKVGGKEEKELRLEELRIMLGFGP